Below is a genomic region from Mesorhizobium sp. NZP2298.
ATGTCGCCGCCGCGCAGCGTGCGGTGACCGACGCGCACACCGGGCACGTCGGTGATCGCACTCAGCGTGCCCGGCGGCAAGGTGCCGCAAATCAGGCCGAAATCCCTGACGGTCCCGGTCATGGGTCAGATGTGCTCGTCGGCGCAGAGCGCGTGGTCGGACAGCGCGCGGATGACGTAGCAGTCGCCGACCGTCTTGCCGTCGCAGCAAGAGGCGATGCGCTCGAGCTCGGTTTCCAGCCGCTTCAACTGGGCGATCTTCTCGCGCACGGAAACCAGCTGCTCCTGCGCGATCTTGTCGGCATGGCCACAAGGCTGCTCGGGATGGCTGCTAAGCTCGATCAGCGAACGGATGTCCTCGACGGCGAAGCCCAAGTCGCGGGCGTGGCGGATGAAGGCCAGCCGTTC
It encodes:
- a CDS encoding MerR family transcriptional regulator; this encodes MFSIGDLSRRTGVKVPTIRYYEQMGLVAAPERSEGNQRRYSRQELERLAFIRHARDLGFAVEDIRSLIELSSHPEQPCGHADKIAQEQLVSVREKIAQLKRLETELERIASCCDGKTVGDCYVIRALSDHALCADEHI